One genomic region from Vibrio sp. SCSIO 43137 encodes:
- a CDS encoding tetratricopeptide repeat protein translates to MISLYRNPASILIIILLMLSGCTTLPKSVSHNMEMAKQGDAQAQYRLGLDYTNGFGVTQNYATATDWFLKAAQQNQIDAQFMMGVAYASGRGVERNAKSAYEWFDKAANQGHSAALYQKAEALANERGISKDLEASRKYYRMAAQKGHLESKYALGVFLMTGRGGKKDLISGNAWVLAAANDGHEEAKTLFNTTKRSLSPSNLERVKKLAENL, encoded by the coding sequence ATGATTTCTCTGTACCGAAATCCTGCCAGTATTTTAATCATCATCTTACTAATGCTAAGTGGATGCACTACCTTACCCAAAAGTGTTTCACACAATATGGAAATGGCGAAACAAGGTGATGCTCAGGCGCAATACCGATTAGGCCTGGACTACACTAACGGTTTTGGCGTGACACAAAATTATGCAACAGCAACTGACTGGTTTTTAAAGGCTGCACAACAGAACCAGATCGATGCTCAGTTCATGATGGGTGTTGCCTATGCCTCTGGCCGGGGTGTTGAACGTAACGCAAAATCAGCTTATGAGTGGTTTGATAAAGCAGCAAATCAAGGCCATAGCGCGGCCTTATATCAAAAAGCAGAAGCCTTAGCCAACGAACGTGGTATTAGCAAAGATTTGGAAGCAAGCCGCAAATACTACAGAATGGCAGCGCAAAAAGGTCATCTGGAATCTAAATATGCACTTGGTGTTTTTTTGATGACCGGACGAGGTGGTAAAAAAGATCTCATCTCAGGTAATGCATGGGTTTTAGCAGCAGCTAATGATGGTCATGAAGAGGCGAAAACCTTGTTTAACACAACAAAGAGAAGCCTTTCTCCTTCTAACTTAGAGAGAGTAAAAAAACTGGCCGAAAACCTGTAA
- a CDS encoding Wadjet anti-phage system protein JetD domain-containing protein: MNVNDYLSKIEEGLPINLKGFIEKLGLKDPEQWMSIYEAKRVSKGHVLEVLDEERHTSFYTKDISSRTDGAKQGKSHAINTSFSHILLLNTTSFPNTPYVIVSSEGGVISSLPKLNAQAVVIENIENFYRYMSFMESIGREELIEHTDFLFGAGTQINNSLNLKFLTNYKRIYVAGDLDLGGLKIFRTLAMNVSDCHWLSPVDWGKFEAFFNLKPKSVSEWRQAISIASELNLEQEKQLLHTHRAFLEQEALLP, translated from the coding sequence ATGAACGTCAATGATTACTTATCCAAGATCGAAGAAGGCTTGCCGATAAACTTGAAGGGGTTTATTGAGAAGCTTGGTTTGAAAGACCCTGAACAGTGGATGTCCATCTATGAAGCAAAGCGTGTAAGCAAAGGACATGTGCTAGAGGTGTTAGATGAGGAGCGTCACACCTCATTCTATACAAAGGATATTTCAAGTCGAACCGATGGCGCTAAGCAAGGCAAATCACACGCTATTAATACAAGTTTTTCTCATATCCTCTTACTTAACACGACTAGTTTTCCGAATACTCCATATGTGATTGTTTCATCAGAAGGTGGGGTGATTAGTTCCTTACCCAAGCTGAACGCTCAAGCTGTGGTCATTGAGAACATAGAGAATTTTTATCGGTACATGTCTTTTATGGAAAGCATAGGACGTGAAGAGTTGATTGAGCACACTGACTTTTTGTTTGGTGCAGGGACACAAATCAATAACAGCCTAAATTTAAAGTTTCTTACGAACTACAAACGGATCTACGTAGCGGGAGACTTAGATCTAGGTGGTCTGAAGATTTTTAGAACACTAGCAATGAACGTGTCAGATTGCCATTGGCTTTCGCCAGTTGATTGGGGCAAGTTTGAAGCGTTTTTCAATTTGAAGCCCAAGTCTGTTTCTGAGTGGCGACAAGCGATTTCTATTGCCAGTGAGTTAAACCTCGAACAAGAAAAACAATTGTTACATACACATAGAGCATTTTTGGAACAAGAAGCCCTACTACCATAA
- a CDS encoding DUF1904 family protein — MPRIECRSVDELTIKQISTDLTSELADFCQIGRERFSYVPVSGEIIVDGENGRSKPYIKVFWFKRSSDEQKGAADIISKHFKAAGIKSLSVYFENLDRERTYKY, encoded by the coding sequence ATGCCTCGTATTGAGTGTCGTTCCGTCGATGAACTAACCATCAAACAAATAAGTACAGATTTAACCTCTGAGCTGGCAGATTTTTGTCAGATTGGCAGAGAGCGCTTTTCTTATGTGCCTGTGAGCGGTGAGATTATCGTTGACGGAGAGAATGGCCGTTCAAAGCCCTATATAAAGGTATTTTGGTTTAAGCGTTCGTCAGATGAGCAAAAGGGTGCCGCAGACATCATTAGTAAACACTTTAAGGCTGCCGGTATTAAGTCACTAAGTGTTTATTTTGAAAATCTGGATAGAGAGCGTACATACAAGTATTAA
- a CDS encoding BCCT family transporter encodes MSIASNKGAIDRAVFFPALVVTCLMGIYFLFDPKGSAKTLGEIHSFTTHELGWFFLIATFSVVVFCIYMAMSRFGSIVLGERGAKPDFKTFTWLGMIFTSGTGGSVLYLGAVEWIWIMQAPPFGIEAGSADAARWASAYGMFHWGPSAWAWYIASAIPIAYFFYVRKQKTMKISEFARPVLGNGSDGAPGHILNFLYMFGLVGGVMTSLALGTPLISGALVYFLGMEQSNAFLDTFVIFLWTFIPLVALIFGLKRGVAVLSEWNVRMDLVMLALIVILGPTSFILNQSVDGLGLMLQNFVYMSFVTDVIRDTGFPQGWTVFYFAWWVVYSMPFGMFIAKISRGRTIRELVMGGLICGSLGCIMFYMVLPGFGIHLQTNGIADLMTVMNESGRGQVVIEMLSHLPVAWLFVPAFGLITLISYITGHCAVGYSLAAATQQELGQDEDPAKWNVAFWLILAGVVSLGLYFINPDSLKPLQTVSILTGLPLVFVVGILVRSFIKQLKLDCPEGLPQAEKNGRIYIEIAHDNEPKPQEVPEPGLVTQN; translated from the coding sequence ATGTCAATTGCTTCTAATAAAGGTGCAATAGATAGGGCGGTCTTTTTCCCCGCGCTTGTTGTAACCTGTTTAATGGGTATCTATTTTCTGTTTGACCCCAAAGGTAGCGCAAAAACTCTCGGCGAAATTCACTCATTCACCACACATGAGCTAGGTTGGTTTTTCTTGATCGCTACCTTTTCGGTTGTGGTGTTTTGCATATACATGGCGATGTCCCGCTTCGGCAGCATTGTGCTGGGTGAACGGGGAGCGAAACCTGATTTCAAGACCTTTACCTGGTTAGGAATGATATTTACCTCTGGTACGGGTGGCAGTGTTCTCTATCTGGGGGCAGTAGAGTGGATCTGGATTATGCAGGCTCCTCCGTTTGGCATTGAAGCCGGTTCTGCTGATGCTGCCCGCTGGGCGTCCGCCTATGGTATGTTCCACTGGGGGCCTTCCGCCTGGGCGTGGTATATCGCTTCTGCTATTCCTATCGCTTACTTCTTCTATGTACGCAAACAAAAAACAATGAAAATCAGTGAGTTTGCCCGCCCGGTACTGGGAAACGGCTCTGACGGAGCTCCCGGACATATTCTGAACTTTTTATATATGTTCGGTCTGGTTGGCGGTGTAATGACGTCACTGGCATTGGGTACACCACTTATATCCGGCGCATTGGTCTATTTCCTAGGAATGGAGCAAAGCAATGCGTTTCTCGATACCTTTGTTATCTTCCTTTGGACTTTTATCCCGTTAGTGGCGCTTATTTTTGGCCTTAAGCGAGGGGTAGCGGTACTAAGTGAATGGAACGTACGTATGGATCTTGTGATGCTTGCGCTAATCGTTATTTTGGGTCCAACCTCCTTTATTCTTAACCAGTCAGTGGATGGTTTAGGCCTAATGTTGCAGAACTTTGTTTACATGAGTTTTGTCACCGACGTGATTCGTGATACCGGCTTCCCGCAAGGCTGGACAGTGTTCTATTTTGCATGGTGGGTGGTCTATTCAATGCCGTTTGGTATGTTTATTGCCAAGATTTCCCGTGGCCGTACCATACGTGAACTGGTGATGGGTGGACTAATATGCGGTTCATTGGGGTGCATCATGTTCTATATGGTACTGCCCGGTTTCGGTATTCACCTGCAAACCAATGGAATAGCCGATCTAATGACGGTAATGAATGAGTCCGGACGTGGTCAGGTAGTGATTGAAATGCTGTCACACCTGCCGGTTGCATGGCTGTTTGTGCCTGCATTTGGTCTTATTACTTTGATTTCCTACATTACCGGTCACTGTGCGGTTGGATACTCACTGGCAGCGGCAACTCAACAAGAACTGGGGCAGGACGAAGATCCGGCGAAATGGAATGTAGCTTTCTGGTTAATTCTGGCTGGTGTCGTCTCTCTGGGCCTGTATTTTATCAATCCGGACTCTCTGAAACCCTTACAGACGGTCTCTATACTAACCGGTTTGCCGCTGGTATTTGTGGTCGGTATTCTTGTCAGATCCTTTATTAAACAGTTAAAACTGGACTGCCCTGAAGGCCTTCCTCAAGCAGAAAAAAATGGTCGTATTTATATTGAAATCGCTCACGATAACGAGCCTAAACCACAAGAAGTTCCTGAGCCGGGTTTAGTGACTCAAAACTAA
- a CDS encoding YtoQ family protein produces MQFNVYLSGEIHTDWREQIIEGCKAQGLNIVFSSAVTDHESSDAAGDCLGAESSSFWRDHKSAKVNAIRIQNAIQRCDLAIIRFGEKYRQWNAAFDAGYCAALNKPYITLHDESLTHPLKEVDGSAQGWATTPEQVVEILTYLTAS; encoded by the coding sequence ATGCAGTTCAATGTTTATCTTTCTGGTGAAATACACACTGATTGGCGTGAGCAAATTATAGAAGGTTGTAAAGCGCAGGGACTGAACATCGTGTTTAGTTCTGCTGTCACGGACCATGAAAGCAGTGATGCTGCCGGTGATTGTCTGGGAGCAGAAAGTTCATCGTTTTGGCGCGATCATAAATCTGCCAAGGTAAATGCTATCCGTATCCAGAACGCCATTCAGCGTTGTGATTTAGCCATTATCCGCTTTGGTGAAAAGTACCGCCAATGGAACGCTGCTTTTGATGCCGGCTATTGTGCCGCCCTTAACAAGCCTTATATCACTTTGCATGATGAAAGCCTGACCCATCCATTAAAAGAAGTTGATGGTTCAGCTCAGGGCTGGGCGACAACACCTGAACAGGTGGTAGAGATCCTGACTTATCTGACTGCCAGCTAG
- the dhaR gene encoding dihydroxyacetone kinase operon transcriptional regulator DhaR encodes MNSSAIESRLTDTQTRWDFFQKHHWVAPQFSSSPILESWERCLRQSNAYEWHKPHIASGTTLESFNKRNLAVTCIAEAVLEDAYEYMESRHCCFLVTDETGCTMSILGHPELLQELSSMGISKGSFWSEGRLGTNAINLCLQTHETESIFAAEHFNTRLHGYSGHASPVFDEQGRARAALMIFTRVNDHKNSDASLINSCAKEVASQLLIDKTLTESNQILCQRNAVLECMDDGVVSWDKDERITFVNQVASEKLKLNKDKVLYKPFREMVTLPPALKNGWEQRKKISHVDVIIECQGDFIEVLATLRPLSDGGCLLFIHPLETIRRLAQRQLGANADLSFDSLVAHSKKMKQVITLAKRAAKVKDPVLLRGESGVGKGQIAMALHNYSQNSEGPFLTVNCKSIAPENMLRTLFGTDEGEGAASKFELANGGTLYLEQVEYLSEEAQSALLQMLKTNILVRDSSSRMIPVNFQLITSTNVDLEQYVSKHNFRRQLYYAIGAIELMIPPLRQRKEDIPAYVDRQIKRMKKRFNVDIVMSEPALEALCGYSWPGNIAELQNKVEKIVLNRRRNLIDIDDLPSQLLSSKSGQEEVYWGASIQSLEELERKAIKEAWEVFDGRINDIAAALKIGRTTLWRKLKKYEINKDDSEQEAV; translated from the coding sequence ATGAACTCAAGCGCTATCGAAAGCCGATTAACCGATACGCAAACTCGCTGGGACTTTTTCCAGAAACACCACTGGGTTGCTCCCCAGTTTTCCAGCTCGCCGATTCTTGAATCGTGGGAGCGTTGCCTGCGACAGAGCAATGCCTATGAATGGCATAAGCCGCACATTGCATCCGGGACAACGTTAGAGTCCTTTAACAAGCGCAACCTTGCGGTAACCTGCATTGCAGAAGCGGTACTGGAAGATGCCTATGAGTATATGGAGTCACGCCACTGCTGCTTTCTGGTGACCGACGAGACAGGCTGTACTATGTCAATACTAGGTCATCCGGAGCTGCTTCAGGAGTTGAGCTCTATGGGCATCAGTAAGGGCTCGTTCTGGAGCGAAGGACGTTTGGGTACCAATGCGATAAACCTCTGCTTACAGACCCATGAGACAGAGTCTATTTTTGCTGCTGAACATTTTAATACCCGCTTACATGGCTACAGCGGCCATGCCTCTCCGGTGTTTGATGAGCAGGGAAGAGCCAGAGCGGCGTTAATGATTTTTACCCGGGTGAATGATCATAAGAACTCTGATGCGTCTCTTATTAACTCATGTGCAAAAGAAGTTGCCAGCCAGTTACTGATCGATAAGACACTTACTGAGTCTAATCAGATCTTATGTCAGAGAAATGCCGTGCTTGAGTGCATGGATGACGGTGTTGTCTCATGGGACAAAGATGAACGGATTACTTTTGTAAACCAAGTGGCTTCTGAAAAGCTGAAGCTGAACAAAGACAAAGTGCTTTATAAACCATTTCGTGAAATGGTGACTTTGCCGCCGGCGTTAAAAAATGGCTGGGAGCAGCGGAAGAAGATATCTCATGTAGATGTGATTATTGAATGTCAGGGTGATTTTATTGAAGTTCTGGCGACATTACGCCCGTTAAGTGATGGCGGCTGTTTGTTGTTTATTCACCCTCTTGAAACTATTCGTCGTCTGGCTCAGCGCCAGTTAGGTGCCAATGCCGATCTTAGCTTTGATTCTCTGGTGGCACACTCGAAGAAGATGAAGCAGGTTATTACGCTGGCTAAACGTGCCGCCAAGGTAAAAGATCCGGTATTGCTGCGCGGAGAAAGCGGAGTAGGCAAAGGCCAGATAGCCATGGCGCTGCATAATTACAGCCAGAACAGTGAAGGGCCTTTCCTGACGGTAAACTGTAAGAGCATCGCTCCGGAAAATATGTTACGGACCCTGTTTGGTACTGATGAGGGTGAAGGGGCTGCTTCTAAGTTTGAGCTGGCGAATGGCGGAACCTTGTATCTGGAGCAGGTGGAATACCTGTCGGAAGAGGCTCAGTCAGCACTGTTGCAGATGTTGAAAACCAACATACTTGTGCGTGATAGCAGTAGCCGGATGATACCGGTGAACTTTCAGCTTATTACCAGTACCAATGTCGATCTTGAACAGTATGTCAGCAAGCATAACTTCCGCCGTCAGCTTTACTATGCCATTGGGGCAATCGAGTTAATGATTCCACCGTTAAGGCAACGTAAGGAAGATATTCCTGCTTATGTTGACCGGCAGATAAAGCGAATGAAGAAGCGTTTTAATGTCGATATTGTTATGTCGGAGCCTGCACTAGAAGCCTTATGTGGTTACTCCTGGCCGGGCAATATTGCTGAGCTGCAAAACAAGGTTGAGAAAATTGTACTGAACCGTCGTCGCAACCTGATCGATATTGATGATTTACCCAGCCAGTTACTCAGCAGTAAAAGCGGTCAGGAAGAGGTGTACTGGGGAGCATCTATCCAGAGTCTGGAAGAGTTAGAGCGAAAGGCGATAAAAGAAGCATGGGAAGTGTTTGACGGGCGCATTAATGATATTGCAGCGGCACTTAAAATAGGCCGTACAACATTATGGCGCAAACTTAAAAAGTACGAAATTAACAAAGACGACAGTGAGCAGGAGGCTGTTTAG
- a CDS encoding NAD(P)-dependent oxidoreductase, protein MKIYIVDNKYRSNLNSPDIPPDVQILLAAEEDFAEIEYVVDGRMTKQHFDKMPKLKAVAIPFAGVNRMDLAQARKRGVKVVNTHIHSCFVAEKAVCLTMALLGKTLAYHLNMKSGDWSARNDPVNRVKWDSLSGKRIGIYGYGHIGRYIHKLLSPFGCEFYAIDRGEQFAGINPVEDLYQLSKACDILFVCVPISDETYGAVDKEILANLANKYLINVARGDIIVEEDLYNALNNEQLKGFASDVWYNYPVNENSSCLPSRFPIHQCDNVILSPHSATATYDAHRLMFNDAVNKLIKLNRGDNVKLINLEAGILTDNSNVAALG, encoded by the coding sequence ATGAAAATCTATATAGTAGATAATAAATACCGTTCTAATCTTAACTCTCCGGACATACCGCCTGATGTGCAGATCTTATTAGCGGCAGAGGAAGATTTTGCCGAAATTGAATATGTTGTTGACGGCAGAATGACCAAACAGCACTTTGATAAGATGCCTAAGTTAAAGGCGGTAGCCATTCCGTTTGCCGGAGTGAACAGAATGGATCTGGCCCAAGCCCGCAAAAGAGGGGTGAAAGTCGTAAATACCCATATTCACTCCTGTTTTGTGGCAGAAAAGGCCGTCTGTTTAACCATGGCTTTACTCGGCAAGACATTAGCCTACCACCTGAACATGAAAAGCGGAGACTGGTCTGCCCGCAATGACCCTGTAAACCGGGTAAAGTGGGACAGTCTGAGCGGGAAACGTATCGGCATCTATGGTTATGGTCATATCGGCCGGTATATTCATAAGTTGTTATCCCCTTTTGGTTGTGAGTTTTATGCTATTGACCGTGGTGAACAATTTGCCGGCATCAATCCTGTTGAGGATCTTTACCAGTTGTCAAAGGCGTGCGATATCCTATTTGTATGCGTGCCTATTTCTGATGAAACCTATGGTGCTGTAGATAAGGAAATATTAGCCAATCTGGCCAACAAGTATCTTATAAACGTTGCCAGAGGCGATATTATTGTTGAAGAGGATTTATATAACGCGTTAAATAATGAGCAGCTAAAAGGTTTTGCCAGCGATGTCTGGTATAACTATCCTGTAAATGAAAATTCGTCCTGTCTTCCGTCTCGCTTTCCGATACATCAATGTGACAATGTTATTTTAAGTCCCCATAGCGCAACCGCAACTTATGATGCCCATCGCTTAATGTTTAATGATGCTGTCAATAAACTGATTAAATTAAATAGGGGCGATAATGTTAAATTAATTAATTTAGAAGCCGGAATACTTACAGATAATAGTAATGTGGCTGCTCTTGGTTAG
- a CDS encoding DUF1749 domain-containing protein translates to MMEDFRISISRLIVVDSVGVAIAEIDLRNGGIIIAKGNVGKTSILNAIRLFLLPETNFKKSFQKFGFMNNKGEPYTDDESYEHYFPSRSSFLILECENFLGGPVPHCQVLYRGESKSYKRMFTSLPYQNIKDLFWDSSVGEDGIGGAVQNLSIDYVKKALKERDPKHFKTIERPQAIKEALYANDLLDVNAMRYCLFPLSKLDDASINSFKALVKLLFDMKTGSDAVRLAIANIIESTKKERKDELSLDINEFLNRNQMLGDKELHLQKVKNLKPKFEELSISYATLTDNQSAETKLLQFDRVLRGELDSKAKEHKLLEDQIHLALERNKNNQKFRDDAQRHLNELKGALKQESAKLEKLQPQLDTAKRIIDDYFGKPISEIEEILAEELDEEVSNLDNLKDASKRKVRIDQLKTLIADENRHIRILNRSLELKEFFLSKQLEIGDYQILSSINSIISKANPGRRLTETELDRFKGFLALFERDNQQYRFFDRTLNIASLIEEHSTEEELEQRIKNLAAFEDELHELEKIGNQSDILTQTEIARLQRKLERYDSELTKVKSYEFNLQTANYANEEVRSLTQQVEEAENSLSKAQNSLDISQRDLAESKESLSSFNSNLEKLKGLSQRVSNSLARHQLVDFPLEKLSVESVEVSEQFFESLENALLAKVQARSGVTSNIHFLVKEGVIDNDDDLFTANLSDEQIRHTYKQIESKFVHVDEEIANLKRQFVALKSEIHGIITELEKNRQLIDSFEGFINTEFKKATINDLSEVKAKIGVNSRFEALLAEVAHIDLYADSRLSTEFVDRLKTFSKEFFDEGTASTLTMEKILTGINYHVKKQGAKSLETKSQSTSTVMLINIKLVEVLLKSVQQSSCKVFFPLIIDEGASVDLSQFQWLLPQLNESGFRVLSASTHSVSSELILLFGYYFKIDSMKTSLPYHPERQIAFTSEPEYIIKPSVAKEDQMCIFGETDE, encoded by the coding sequence ATGATGGAAGATTTTCGCATAAGTATTTCAAGATTGATTGTTGTCGACTCTGTGGGGGTGGCTATCGCAGAAATCGATCTTAGAAATGGTGGGATCATAATTGCGAAGGGGAATGTTGGTAAAACATCAATACTTAATGCGATTCGGTTGTTTCTACTGCCAGAGACAAACTTCAAGAAGAGCTTTCAAAAGTTTGGGTTCATGAATAACAAAGGTGAACCTTATACGGATGATGAGAGTTATGAGCATTATTTCCCAAGTAGATCGAGTTTCTTGATTTTAGAATGTGAGAATTTTCTTGGCGGCCCAGTTCCACACTGTCAGGTTCTGTATAGAGGTGAGTCTAAGTCTTACAAAAGGATGTTTACATCTCTTCCTTACCAGAACATAAAAGATCTATTTTGGGATTCAAGTGTTGGAGAAGATGGTATAGGAGGCGCAGTACAAAACCTATCGATCGACTATGTAAAGAAAGCATTAAAAGAAAGAGATCCTAAGCACTTTAAGACTATTGAGCGTCCTCAAGCAATCAAAGAAGCGCTGTATGCAAATGATTTACTTGATGTAAATGCTATGCGTTATTGCTTATTTCCATTGAGCAAGTTAGATGATGCCAGTATTAACTCCTTTAAAGCGTTAGTTAAGCTCCTGTTTGATATGAAGACTGGTTCCGATGCTGTTAGGCTGGCTATTGCCAACATCATTGAGTCTACTAAGAAAGAGCGTAAAGATGAATTAAGCCTTGATATCAATGAGTTTTTGAATAGAAACCAGATGCTTGGCGATAAGGAACTTCATCTACAGAAAGTAAAAAATCTAAAACCAAAATTTGAAGAACTTTCTATCTCGTACGCCACTTTAACAGACAACCAAAGTGCAGAAACTAAGTTGCTGCAATTTGATCGTGTGCTTAGAGGGGAGTTGGACTCTAAAGCTAAAGAACACAAGTTGCTTGAAGACCAGATACATCTGGCGCTTGAGCGGAACAAGAATAACCAAAAGTTTCGCGATGACGCACAACGACACCTCAATGAGTTGAAGGGAGCCCTTAAACAGGAAAGTGCGAAATTGGAGAAACTACAACCTCAGCTAGATACAGCGAAAAGGATCATCGATGATTACTTTGGAAAGCCTATTTCTGAAATTGAAGAGATCCTTGCTGAAGAGCTTGATGAAGAGGTATCCAATCTCGACAACTTAAAAGATGCATCTAAAAGGAAGGTGCGCATTGATCAATTGAAGACGTTGATAGCAGATGAAAATAGGCACATCAGAATACTTAATCGAAGCTTAGAGTTAAAAGAATTTTTCTTATCAAAGCAGTTAGAGATCGGCGACTATCAAATACTATCTTCGATAAATAGTATTATTTCCAAAGCTAACCCTGGTCGTAGGTTAACAGAAACAGAGTTAGATCGTTTTAAAGGATTTTTAGCTCTTTTTGAAAGAGATAATCAGCAATATCGTTTCTTTGATAGGACTCTAAATATTGCCAGTTTGATTGAAGAACATTCAACAGAAGAAGAGCTTGAGCAGAGAATTAAGAACTTAGCTGCTTTTGAGGATGAGTTGCATGAGTTAGAGAAAATTGGCAACCAAAGCGATATCCTTACTCAAACTGAAATAGCTAGGTTACAGCGTAAACTAGAACGATATGACAGTGAACTTACCAAAGTTAAGAGCTATGAGTTCAACCTCCAAACTGCTAACTATGCCAATGAGGAAGTACGATCTTTAACCCAACAAGTTGAAGAAGCTGAAAACTCATTATCTAAAGCCCAAAATAGTCTAGACATATCTCAAAGGGATCTAGCTGAATCAAAGGAGAGTTTAAGTAGCTTCAACTCAAATTTAGAAAAACTTAAAGGCTTGAGCCAGAGAGTGAGTAATAGCCTAGCTCGACATCAACTTGTAGATTTTCCACTGGAGAAGCTAAGTGTTGAAAGCGTTGAAGTGTCGGAACAGTTTTTTGAAAGTCTGGAAAATGCACTATTAGCAAAAGTGCAGGCGCGTAGTGGCGTTACATCCAATATACATTTTTTGGTTAAAGAAGGTGTCATCGACAATGATGACGACTTGTTTACCGCGAATCTTTCTGATGAACAAATTCGTCATACATATAAGCAGATTGAGTCAAAATTTGTACATGTGGATGAAGAGATAGCTAATCTGAAAAGGCAGTTTGTTGCCCTTAAGAGTGAGATTCATGGAATCATTACTGAACTTGAGAAAAACCGACAGCTAATTGATAGCTTTGAAGGGTTTATTAACACTGAGTTTAAGAAAGCGACCATAAATGATTTATCGGAAGTAAAAGCTAAAATCGGTGTTAATAGTCGATTCGAAGCACTATTGGCAGAGGTAGCACACATTGACTTATATGCCGATAGCCGACTTTCAACTGAGTTTGTGGATCGACTCAAGACCTTTAGTAAAGAGTTTTTTGATGAAGGCACGGCATCAACTTTAACTATGGAAAAGATACTCACGGGAATCAACTACCATGTTAAAAAACAGGGCGCGAAGAGTCTTGAAACAAAATCTCAGTCCACTTCGACAGTGATGCTAATAAACATCAAACTAGTTGAAGTGTTACTAAAATCTGTCCAGCAATCGAGCTGTAAAGTATTCTTCCCATTAATTATAGATGAGGGAGCTTCTGTAGATCTCTCGCAATTTCAGTGGCTTTTGCCACAACTCAATGAGTCGGGTTTTAGAGTACTAAGTGCATCTACACATTCAGTATCTAGTGAGTTGATATTACTCTTTGGCTACTACTTCAAAATTGACTCGATGAAAACAAGTCTTCCTTATCATCCTGAGCGTCAGATTGCCTTTACTAGTGAACCTGAGTACATCATTAAACCAAGCGTAGCGAAGGAAGATCAGATGTGTATTTTTGGAGAGACTGATGAATAG
- a CDS encoding WYL domain-containing protein — MRCVESPQTKRLRLIDFYLCFFGKVNRSDLIQHGDIAVATASRSFNAYKERFPDNTVFNESLRAYMRSASFSPAFEHDPEAALRLIAWGQELNSIPVTTYGVSSFATVLDSLSIDIVSQVTRSILNKHCISVLYSSSTSTETRTLTPHSLFKGLGAWHIRAWDSKRRKFLCFRISRILKAQQTDCSYDKTIEDDTLWNRDVVLSVAPHSKHENRNDLAIDLGMEGQYVRNITTNEALAGYVLNDLHVDGTPNASLPPHAFNLQLMNRHELEHVDSIRALVPGFIQNKDDKA, encoded by the coding sequence GTGCGTTGTGTCGAATCTCCGCAAACCAAACGCCTAAGGCTTATCGATTTCTATCTCTGCTTCTTTGGGAAAGTTAATCGCTCCGACCTTATTCAGCACGGTGATATTGCCGTTGCTACAGCAAGCCGCTCTTTTAATGCTTACAAAGAACGTTTTCCCGACAACACGGTTTTCAACGAAAGCTTGCGAGCATACATGAGGTCAGCATCGTTTAGCCCAGCTTTTGAGCATGACCCAGAAGCAGCTCTGAGGTTAATAGCATGGGGTCAGGAGCTTAACTCCATTCCAGTAACAACTTATGGTGTAAGCAGCTTTGCGACGGTGTTGGATTCACTATCTATTGATATCGTCTCTCAAGTCACAAGGTCAATTCTGAATAAGCACTGTATTTCTGTCCTGTATAGTTCCTCAACTAGCACCGAGACTAGAACTCTGACGCCTCATTCTCTATTCAAAGGACTTGGAGCTTGGCACATCCGTGCTTGGGACAGTAAAAGACGTAAATTCCTGTGCTTTAGAATCAGTCGAATTCTTAAGGCTCAACAAACTGACTGCTCATACGACAAGACTATAGAGGACGATACTCTTTGGAACCGTGACGTTGTCCTAAGTGTTGCACCGCACTCTAAGCATGAAAATAGAAATGACCTAGCTATTGATCTTGGTATGGAGGGTCAATACGTGCGAAACATTACAACCAACGAAGCGTTAGCTGGTTACGTGCTCAATGACCTCCACGTAGACGGCACGCCTAATGCTTCTTTGCCGCCGCATGCCTTTAACTTGCAGTTGATGAATAGACACGAGCTAGAGCATGTTGACTCTATTCGAGCCCTAGTACCTGGATTTATACAGAACAAAGATGATAAAGCTTGA